One Drosophila subobscura isolate 14011-0131.10 chromosome U, UCBerk_Dsub_1.0, whole genome shotgun sequence DNA window includes the following coding sequences:
- the LOC117900606 gene encoding zinc finger protein swm, which translates to MILENSDKLKDWLSVVLEPLCDADSSALARYVIALLKKDKSDKDLKRIMIEQLEVFLGDETERFVERLFDAIATEEYLTLPAPLPVASGAVELDLDVDLALAIDGSTDIESVLAAPSPPPATSTDIVIRLAGNQPQLDQQPQAQLSSDAREAEALATAAVSQEASIASITTTDANSTTHPKPAFDQKTKDSQNPQQQQSATHYHHVRSASPPGRSSGGNVALAGSSAGYADKENQPRESRRRRASLRSRSRSRSRSNERVFRRSRSRDRRVNEREKSQRQFRNKSPPGAADNRHHGRRNFDRRRIGGNTDERQRFGGNNKSRRSHSRSVSPERNARRNQSSPERGQALPAANQLTVAVPVPMPVEHPAAHPRQRCRDFDEKGYCVRGETCPWDHGINPVVFEGINNSALMMSMREYNPDAPEIWARGGVPPPTAVQGPAGPGGPNQPGQTSINPFSGNVRPNPLMGGAGPNPMGVPNPADYARNPAAPPQPAMMPFSFNPTAVATPLQRQLIPIPVVDGAPSGGVAEMGKRRFELEDTVAIADVPTKRKVPINSRLGPRVNPNMQQHNSSLELRKVPRGLNTIAHLNNHFAKFGKIVNIQVSYEGDPEAAIVTFSTHAEANVAYRSTEAVLNNRFIKVFWHNESTGAEGGQMNPMGGGAMGGGGGGRKNASQYHLHNVPAVPTPNADSAKISNATPLAEAGAGNNATPTAEQANTAAPASMRLKLNTSTAAGGVGAAGAAAGGAAAARPLNPSANAASIRKKQEEQQKAVHQLANGLRKRKQELLQSYVKQMKTALELVERLDHQDPQRANTLETIKVLQETIDKLRKDVHADQDQLQAQIQQQQQPPIKKTKEQQKKELLDMELELFAQQQEGNDTTAIQKRLEELQRTLGGSQAPNNTKPPHFAATPGAAAGNRKRANFPEGSTRVDRRTKAIVVTGFAAEEADFVLGHFKNFGEICKHDVDREIPQLILSYATRINAEQAVHRGKMYQDKLLQITWAPVVTPTPAPMAAPAEKSAGATPVAVAPLDNTKQLIQSVSESESLLGSDTLPELRLEDEEEDEESEDRSWRR; encoded by the exons ATGATATTAGAAAATTCGGATAAGCTCAAGGACTGGCTGAGCGTAGTGCTGGAGCCACT CTGCGATGCGGACTCGTCTGCTTTGGCGCGCTATGTCATCGCGCTGCTTAAGAAAGACAAATCGGATAAAGATCTCAAACGCATCATGATCGAGCAGCTGGAAGTCTTCCTGGGGGATGAGACGGAGCGCTTCGTGGAGCGTCTGTTCGATGCCATTGCCACCGAGGAATACTTGACGCTTCCCGCTCCCCTGCCTGTGGCAAGTGGCGCCGTTGAGCTAGATCTCGATGTGGACTTGGCACTGGCCATTGATGGCTCCACCGACATTGAGTCTGTGTTGGCCGCTCCCTCACCGCCTCCGGCGACATCAACCGACATTGTGATAAGGCTCGCAGGCAACCAGCCGCAGCTcgaccagcagccacaggcacagctgAGCAGCGATGCCCGCGAAGCTGAAGCCCTGGCCACCGCCGCCGTCAGCCAAGAAGCCAGTATTGCCTCCATAACCACAACAGATGCCAATTCGACCACGCACCCCAAGCCAGCCTTCGAT caaaaaaccaaagattCGCAGaacccacaacagcagcagtctgcGACGCATTACCATCATGTGCGCAGTGCCAGTCCCCCAGGTAGGAGCAGCGGAGGAAACGTCGCCTTGGCGGGCAGCAGCGCTGGCTATGCCGACAAGGAGAATCAGCCACGGGAAAGTCGCCGACGTCGAGCGTCCCTGCGTTCGCGTTCACGTTCTCGCTCCCGGTCTAATGAACGTGTCTTCCGGCGCTCCAGATCCAGGGATCGTCGTGTGAATGAGCGCGAGAAAAGCCAGCGCCAGTTCCGCAACAAATCGCCACCGGGCGCGGCTGACAATCGTCACCATGGGCGTCGTAACTTTGATCGTCGCCGCATCGGCGGCAACACGGATGAGCGCCAGCGATtcggcggcaacaacaagagtCGACGCTCGCACAGCCGTTCGGTGTCGCCCGAGCGGAATGCGCGTCGCAACCAGAGCTCCCCAGAGCGGGGACAGGCGCTGCCAGCCGCCAACCAGCTGACGGTAGCGGTGCCAGTGCCCATGCCAGTGGAGCATCCGGCAGCACATCCGCGCCAGCGTTGTCGAGATTTTGACGAGAAGGGCTACTGCGTGCGCGGCGAGACCTGTCCCTGGGATCACGGCATCAATCCGGTTGTCTTTGAGGGCATCAATAACTCTGCCCTGATGATGTCCATGCGGGAGTACAATCCAGATGCCCCAGAGATCTGGGCACGTGGCGGAGTGCCCCCTCCGACAGCTGTCCAGGGCCCAGCGGGACCGGGTGGACCAAACCAACCGGGCCAGACCAGCATCAATCCTTTCTCGGGGAATGTGCGTCCAAATCCACTGATGGGCGGCGCGGGTCCCAATCCCATGGGTGTGCCCAATCCTGCGGATTATGCGCGCAACCCAGCCGCTCCCCCGCAGCCAGCCATGATGCCATTCTCCTTCAATCCCACAGCAGTCGCCACACCGCTTCAGCGGCAGCTCATACCCATACCCGTGGTGGATGGCGCGCCCTCCGGCGGCGTGGCCGAAATGGGCAAACGGCGCTTCGAGCTGGAGGACACTGTGGCCATAGCCGATGTGCCCACCAAGCGCAAGGTGCCGATCAACAGTCGCCTGGGACCGCGAGTCAATCCGAatatgcagcagcacaacagctCGCTGGAGCTGCGGAAGGTGCCGCGAGGCCTCAACACCATTGCCCATCTGAACAATCACTTTGCCAAGTTCGGGAAGATCGTCAACATCCAAGTGTCGTACGAGGGCGATCCAGAGGCTGCCATAGTGACCTTCTCCACGCACGCGGAGGCCAATGTGGCCTACAGAAGCACGGAGGCGGTGCTCAACAATCGCTTTATCAAGGTTTTCTGGCACAACGAAAGCACCGGAGCGGAGGGTGGACAAATGAACCCCATGGGCGGTGGTGCCatgggtggcggcggcggcggcaggaaGAACGCCAGTCAGTACCATTTGCACAATGTACCCGCTGTGCCCACGCCCAATGCGGACAGTGCGAAGATCAGCAATGCCACACCGCTGGCCGAGGCGGGAGCGGGCAACAATGCCACGCCGACGGCAGAGCAGGCCAACACGGCAGCACCCGCCTCGATGCGACTCAAGCTTAACACTAGCACGGCAGCAGGCGGCGTTGgcgcagctggagcagcggcgggtggagcggcagcagcgcgaCCGCTCAATCCGTCGGCCAATGCGGCGAGCATTCGGAagaagcaggaggaacagcagaagGCCGTGCATCAGCTGGCCAATGGGCTGCGCAAGCgcaagcaggagctgctccaGAGCTACGTGAAACAAATGAAGACTGCGCTCGAGCTGGTCGAGCGGCTGGATCACCAGGATCCCCAGCGGGCGAACACGCTGGAGACAATCAAAGTGCTGCAGGAGACCATTGACAAGCTGCGCAAGGATGTGCATGCCGATCAGGaccagctgcaggcgcagatccagcagcaacaacagccgccCATCAAGAAGACAAAGGAGCAACAGAAGAAGGAGCTGCTCgacatggagctggagctgtttgcccagcagcaggagggcaACGACACAACGGCCATACAGAAGCGTctcgaggagctgcagcgcaCACTGGGCGGCAGTCAGGCGCCGAACAACACAAAGCCTCCACACTTTGCAGCCACACCAGGGGCAGCCGCAGGCAACCGCAAGCGGGCCAACTTCCCGGAGGGCTCGACGCGTGTGGACAGGAGAACAAAGGCCATCGTTGTCACGGGCTTTGCGGCCGAAGAGGCGGACTTTGTGCTGGGGCACTTCAAG AACTTTGGTGAGATTTGCAAGCATGATGTAGACCGTGAGATTCCACAGCTAATACTCTCCTATGCGACACGCATCAATGCGGAGCAAGCGGTGCACCGGGGCAAAATGTACCAAGacaagctgctgcag ATTACTTGGGCGCCTGTGGTGACGCCAACGCCTGCGCCAATGGCTGCGCCCGCTGAAAAGTCTGCTGGGGCAACTCCTGTGGCCGTTGCACCTCTGGATAACACAAAGCAGTTGATTCAGTCTgtcagcgagagcgagagtctGCTGGGCAGCGACACGTTGCCGGAGCTGCGTcttgaggatgaggaggaggacgaggagtcCGAGGATCGTTCCTGGCGTCGTTGA